The Dissulfurirhabdus thermomarina DNA window TACGGGGCGGAGGGGCTTTTGGGCGAGTACGCGGCCAACGGGAGCGAGATTCGGGGTTACGGCTGGTGGCCGGGGAGCGCCTACGGGACGATTCCGCTTTACCTCCGGGAGGGCGGGGCGTATCATTTCATCCAGGCGGACCAGCTTGGGACGCCGCGGATGCTGGTGGACGCCACGGGGGCGGTGACGTGGCGGGCGGAGTACGAGGCCTTCGGCCGGGC harbors:
- a CDS encoding RHS domain-containing protein, translated to YGAEGLLGEYAANGSEIRGYGWWPGSAYGTIPLYLREGGAYHFIQADQLGTPRMLVDATGAVTWRAEYEAFGRA